One Methylophilus sp. TWE2 DNA segment encodes these proteins:
- a CDS encoding DUF447 domain-containing protein encodes MIYETIVTTCSPEGEAHIAPFGIQWHDGKVLIMPFKPSTTLQNILQTGMAVLNLTDDVRVFAAAIAKKTTFATEVVAEGKALRLKDCLAHHVLTLTQVEEDEVRPKLWLKVIESETHVPFMGFNRAQAAVIELAVLVSRLQRLPIEKVTQEMQYLQIAIDKTAGPRELEAWQWLVDCVNNHLAQQSGLQQA; translated from the coding sequence ATGATATATGAAACCATTGTGACCACTTGTTCGCCTGAGGGCGAGGCGCACATTGCACCATTTGGTATTCAATGGCATGACGGCAAAGTGTTGATCATGCCTTTCAAGCCTTCAACCACTTTGCAGAATATCTTGCAAACGGGCATGGCCGTTTTGAATCTGACCGATGATGTACGCGTGTTTGCCGCGGCGATTGCCAAAAAAACCACTTTTGCCACTGAGGTCGTTGCAGAAGGTAAAGCACTCCGGCTGAAAGACTGCCTGGCCCATCATGTGCTGACGCTGACACAAGTGGAAGAAGATGAGGTGCGACCTAAGTTATGGCTCAAAGTGATCGAAAGTGAAACGCACGTGCCATTTATGGGCTTTAACCGGGCGCAGGCCGCCGTGATTGAACTGGCAGTCCTGGTCAGCCGTTTGCAACGCTTGCCGATTGAGAAAGTTACGCAGGAAATGCAATACCTGCAAATTGCCATCGATAAAACCGCAGGGCCACGCGAGCTTGAGGCCTGGCAATGGCTGGTTGATTGTGTGAATAATCATCTGGCGCAACAAAGCGGTTTGCAACAAGCATGA
- a CDS encoding (5-formylfuran-3-yl)methyl phosphate synthase: MSQVMQVLVSVNSVAEARLVLAAGVPLIDLKDTSHGALSALDLGSSAAIVGAVKAHQQQYPAASITISATVGDRCASAADLIALIEHRLQLGVEVIKLPEAIWDDATYQSVIDDFIAQGKRMIAVLLPLSLKDAALEKRLQGLAQQGYWGVMVDTPQKSTVLVEMVAMPLLARFVQGAKSLQLRVGIAGGLSLADVESLSDIAPDYLGFRSGVCMDGQRSKGLAPERVHMLVSQVSGNLLDIGL; the protein is encoded by the coding sequence ATGAGTCAAGTGATGCAAGTATTAGTGAGTGTCAATTCGGTCGCCGAGGCACGATTGGTGTTAGCGGCGGGCGTGCCCCTGATTGATTTGAAAGATACCAGTCATGGTGCATTGTCCGCTTTGGATCTTGGAAGCTCAGCAGCGATTGTGGGGGCGGTAAAAGCACATCAACAACAATATCCAGCTGCGTCCATCACTATCAGCGCGACTGTGGGTGATCGTTGTGCTTCAGCGGCGGATCTGATCGCATTGATTGAACATCGCCTGCAACTCGGCGTTGAGGTGATTAAGTTGCCAGAAGCGATTTGGGACGATGCCACCTATCAATCTGTCATTGATGATTTTATTGCCCAAGGGAAAAGAATGATCGCGGTATTGCTCCCACTCAGTTTGAAGGATGCCGCGTTGGAAAAAAGATTGCAAGGGCTGGCTCAACAAGGCTACTGGGGTGTGATGGTGGATACACCACAGAAATCTACCGTTTTAGTGGAGATGGTTGCCATGCCTCTATTGGCGCGCTTTGTGCAGGGTGCAAAATCTTTGCAATTGCGGGTAGGAATCGCCGGTGGGCTCTCCTTGGCAGATGTTGAATCCCTGTCAGATATTGCGCCAGATTATCTGGGATTTCGCAGCGGGGTATGCATGGATGGGCAACGATCCAAAGGTTTAGCGCCAGAACGTGTTCACATGCTGGTTTCGCAAGTATCTGGAAATTTGTTGGATATTGGTCTATAA
- a CDS encoding OmpA family protein, giving the protein MKKSFLGLAIASAFVFASQVAQAEDMYRGAWYVVPGATYMNTDNDLEADNGRGGFLSIGKELSEHWDIQGRLGYNRADEDTGIAGASGKYKQTALGLDALYMFSRDKFRPFLLAGIGAARNNVDYSIPGFDVDGKKTSWMANVGLGAQYLFNDKFGIQADVRHQWSRAKIDIAAVGSDTETIGNTLVNLGGIFRFGAPAPVVEEPTPEPAPVAVAEPAPAPAPAPAPAPAPVCKPQNETVTVSAEKLFGFDKANLREEGRKVLEETAAKIKANPEINAVIVTGHTDRIGSDAYNQKLSERRAKMVADYLIAQGVDSNIITSEGKGKSEPVVECEGKKVTKKLISCLQPNRRVDIRAEGTKQIGCQ; this is encoded by the coding sequence ATGAAAAAAAGTTTTTTAGGCTTGGCAATTGCTTCTGCATTTGTATTTGCATCGCAAGTTGCGCAGGCTGAAGACATGTACCGTGGTGCCTGGTACGTTGTTCCTGGTGCAACTTACATGAACACTGACAATGATCTCGAAGCTGACAATGGCCGTGGTGGTTTCCTGTCCATTGGTAAAGAGCTGAGCGAGCACTGGGACATTCAAGGTCGCTTGGGCTATAACCGTGCTGATGAAGATACCGGCATTGCTGGTGCTAGCGGCAAATACAAGCAAACTGCTTTAGGTCTCGATGCACTGTATATGTTTAGCCGTGACAAGTTCCGTCCATTCCTTTTAGCTGGTATTGGCGCAGCGCGTAATAATGTTGATTATTCAATCCCAGGCTTTGATGTCGATGGTAAAAAAACTTCATGGATGGCAAACGTTGGTTTGGGCGCTCAATATCTGTTTAATGATAAGTTTGGTATCCAAGCCGATGTACGTCACCAATGGAGCCGTGCGAAAATTGATATTGCTGCTGTAGGTAGTGATACAGAAACAATCGGCAATACGTTAGTGAACTTGGGTGGTATCTTCCGTTTCGGTGCGCCAGCACCAGTGGTTGAAGAGCCAACACCAGAGCCAGCACCAGTAGCTGTAGCTGAACCAGCCCCAGCACCTGCTCCAGCCCCAGCACCTGCTCCAGCACCAGTATGTAAGCCACAAAACGAAACAGTCACAGTGAGCGCTGAGAAACTGTTTGGTTTCGACAAGGCTAACCTGCGTGAAGAAGGCCGTAAGGTTCTGGAAGAAACTGCAGCCAAGATCAAGGCTAACCCAGAAATTAACGCTGTGATCGTGACAGGTCACACAGACCGTATCGGTTCCGATGCATACAACCAGAAATTGTCCGAGCGTCGCGCGAAGATGGTGGCTGATTACCTGATTGCACAGGGTGTAGATAGCAATATCATCACTTCTGAAGGCAAAGGTAAATCTGAGCCAGTGGTTGAGTGCGAAGGTAAGAAAGTAACGAAGAAACTGATTTCTTGCTTGCAACCTAACCGTCGCGTTGATATCCGCGCTGAAGGCACTAAACAAATTGGTTGCCAATAA
- a CDS encoding TRZ/ATZ family hydrolase, whose amino-acid sequence MVHTQYIIKARWLVTVDAQHTLLEQHAVLVKGGEIVAIVPKTDIPEWATGWPVVDCSQHALIPGLINLHAHSSMNLLKGYADDLALMPWLNEHIWPAEKKWVSTSFVHDGSLLACAEMLSGGVTTFNDMYFFPQATIEALKRLGMRANIGLTVLEFPTNYAATASDYIRLGTEVRDQYKSDKNISFSFAPHAPYTVSNQTFEQIATLSEQLNLGIHTHLHETQAEIQQSLEQFGVRPLQRLLSLGVIGPNSVLAHGVHLDENELETLSIQGAHLAHCPCSNLKLASGIAPVAAALRAGINVGLGTDGAASNNRVDLWQEMRIAALLSKVADQNAESLPAYQALEMATMRGARALGLQDKLGSIEVGKQADLVAVKLNDLNSLPCFDPVSHLVYVASREQVTHTWVDGRLCYQRQDDGQATFDGIETEELRSIALQWQLKLQ is encoded by the coding sequence ATGGTTCACACACAATACATCATTAAAGCGCGTTGGCTGGTCACTGTAGACGCGCAGCATACATTATTGGAGCAGCATGCAGTATTGGTTAAGGGGGGAGAGATTGTAGCGATAGTACCCAAGACTGACATCCCTGAATGGGCAACCGGTTGGCCAGTAGTCGATTGTTCCCAGCATGCATTAATCCCCGGGTTGATTAATCTGCATGCGCACAGCAGCATGAACTTGCTGAAAGGGTATGCGGATGATTTGGCCTTGATGCCATGGCTTAATGAACATATCTGGCCTGCAGAAAAGAAATGGGTATCCACTTCCTTTGTACATGATGGCAGTTTATTAGCTTGTGCTGAAATGTTGAGTGGAGGAGTGACAACCTTCAATGATATGTATTTCTTCCCGCAAGCGACTATTGAAGCCCTCAAACGCTTAGGCATGCGCGCTAACATTGGTCTGACTGTGCTGGAATTTCCCACCAATTACGCCGCAACAGCCAGTGATTACATCAGGTTAGGCACCGAAGTGCGTGACCAGTATAAATCCGATAAAAATATCAGTTTTTCATTCGCGCCACATGCGCCCTATACAGTGAGCAATCAAACCTTTGAACAGATTGCGACCCTGTCTGAGCAATTAAACCTGGGTATTCACACCCATTTGCATGAAACACAAGCTGAGATACAGCAAAGTTTGGAACAGTTTGGGGTACGTCCATTGCAGCGTTTACTGTCGTTGGGAGTGATCGGTCCAAACAGTGTGCTGGCACATGGCGTTCATTTAGACGAAAATGAACTGGAAACGCTTTCAATACAAGGGGCGCATCTTGCACATTGTCCCTGTTCCAATTTAAAGCTGGCGAGCGGGATAGCCCCGGTAGCCGCGGCATTGCGTGCGGGCATCAATGTCGGGCTTGGCACAGACGGGGCTGCCAGCAATAACCGGGTAGACCTTTGGCAGGAAATGCGTATAGCAGCTTTATTGTCCAAAGTGGCAGATCAGAATGCAGAGTCTCTGCCGGCATACCAGGCATTGGAAATGGCCACCATGCGCGGTGCCCGCGCACTGGGGCTGCAGGACAAGCTTGGCAGCATTGAAGTAGGCAAGCAGGCCGACTTGGTCGCCGTCAAGCTTAACGACCTCAATAGTCTGCCTTGTTTTGATCCTGTTTCACATTTGGTCTATGTCGCCAGCCGTGAGCAAGTGACACATACCTGGGTCGATGGCCGCTTGTGTTATCAGCGTCAGGATGATGGGCAGGCAACATTTGATGGCATAGAAACGGAAGAATTACGGTCTATTGCATTGCAGTGGCAACTTAAATTGCAATAG
- the ubiG gene encoding bifunctional 2-polyprenyl-6-hydroxyphenol methylase/3-demethylubiquinol 3-O-methyltransferase UbiG, with protein sequence MANVEAAEVNKFAELAHQWWDTQGVFKPLHQLNPLRLNYIDRRAQLSGKQVLDVGCGGGILSESMAQCGAQVTGIDLAEKSLQVAQLHALEANVKLDYRCVTVEALAEEKPQTFDVVTCMEMLEHVPDPASVVRACAALVKPEGHVFFSTLNRNAKAYLMAVVGAEYVLNLLPRGTHDYSKFIKPSELAAWMRQSGLELQHQTGVTYNPLNKQYSLTTDTSVNYMLHAIKEA encoded by the coding sequence ATGGCGAATGTAGAAGCAGCAGAAGTGAATAAGTTTGCCGAATTGGCACATCAGTGGTGGGATACGCAAGGCGTCTTTAAGCCATTGCATCAATTGAATCCCTTGCGCCTGAATTATATTGATAGGCGTGCACAGCTTTCGGGTAAGCAAGTGCTGGATGTTGGTTGTGGTGGCGGCATTTTAAGTGAGTCCATGGCACAATGCGGCGCGCAGGTAACTGGTATAGACCTGGCAGAAAAGTCTCTCCAAGTGGCCCAGTTACATGCGCTGGAGGCAAATGTAAAACTGGATTACCGTTGCGTGACGGTTGAAGCATTGGCAGAGGAAAAGCCGCAGACATTTGATGTTGTGACCTGTATGGAAATGCTGGAGCATGTGCCTGATCCTGCCAGCGTGGTACGCGCCTGTGCAGCGTTGGTCAAACCAGAAGGGCATGTCTTTTTTTCAACCCTGAATCGCAATGCAAAAGCCTATCTCATGGCAGTCGTCGGTGCTGAGTATGTACTTAACCTGCTGCCCAGAGGCACGCATGATTACAGTAAATTTATCAAACCTTCAGAACTGGCAGCCTGGATGCGCCAGTCGGGATTGGAGTTGCAGCACCAGACCGGTGTGACTTATAACCCGCTGAACAAGCAATACTCATTGACCACGGATACCAGTGTGAATTACATGCTGCATGCCATCAAGGAAGCCTGA
- a CDS encoding HAD family hydrolase: MQAVLFDLDGTLVDTAPDLGYALNLQRERHGLDFLPEEAIRPYASHGSRGLLEVGFGLLPTDDSFEAMRTEYLDLYTQVMTRQPLLFEGMEETLQAIEQRGLRWGIVTNKPRRFTQPMVAHMGLDSRAAAVISGDDAPQPKPSPQTLLLACERMKINPQTVLYIGDAERDVQAGNAAGMKTLVALFGYLSVKDKPEQWGAHACIAHPKDLLGYL, encoded by the coding sequence ATGCAAGCAGTTTTGTTTGATCTGGATGGGACGCTGGTTGATACCGCCCCTGATTTAGGCTATGCCTTGAATTTGCAACGTGAGCGACATGGCCTGGATTTTTTGCCTGAAGAGGCCATTCGTCCTTATGCCTCACATGGTTCGCGAGGTTTACTGGAGGTAGGGTTCGGCCTGCTACCAACGGACGACAGCTTTGAAGCCATGCGCACTGAGTACCTGGACTTGTATACACAGGTCATGACACGTCAGCCTCTCCTGTTTGAGGGCATGGAAGAAACCCTGCAGGCCATTGAACAGCGTGGCCTGCGTTGGGGCATCGTCACCAATAAACCACGTCGTTTTACCCAACCCATGGTTGCGCATATGGGCTTGGATAGCCGCGCGGCGGCGGTGATTAGTGGCGATGATGCGCCTCAACCCAAACCTTCGCCGCAAACCTTGTTACTAGCCTGCGAACGGATGAAAATAAATCCGCAAACCGTGTTGTACATCGGTGATGCAGAACGTGACGTACAAGCGGGTAATGCTGCAGGCATGAAAACACTGGTGGCATTATTTGGTTACTTGTCTGTCAAGGACAAACCGGAACAGTGGGGCGCCCATGCTTGCATCGCGCATCCAAAGGACTTGCTTGGCTACTTGTAA
- a CDS encoding EAL domain-containing protein: MELFLHTFDANLHANRENPRFSGVNQTSFSYQTEAELLQILDQMIAQESVHTLKDTWVLVSEDNQPVAPMEALQATMPFNTFYARHKYPWLLSDLEPHVQMHYQPIVDFGQSGKVFGFEALCRLKTPEGNWLNGMEAFALAAEVKRTHELDLACQHLALIGKSQSVSADKPIFINVLPQTIMSPGWLDFILKILAQHNIDKRDVVIEIVESEKTNPEVLARNCDAIRMHGLRIALDDMGSGFNGLRILAEVRADFIKIDRAIVHEAQGSRVRTVLLEAIISMAQRLGCTIIAEGLERVEDITYCQDLGLHYAQGHYFAHPQSTPSEKVTALPPRDESHRSHIPDDFHIGEYISHGLTIDVSGTLAEARNLFNAHADVAIAVVLDGQTPLGVLRRGKVFSKKVSGLGACCDPLPKVINHLMPSSTLARIFYLERSNTDIWIAVNEEGAYVGILQPMEIMAQLISRKATTGNLHPLSHLTTGPTLRQTLDNSLRNNPNTQLVYIDLDHFKAYNDRYGFIRGDAMIRLLSEIIRQEYQDKSGVMVGHIGGDDFVLIYDHKAPKLTETLLHIISQFQALAVHLYDTSDLERGFFTTEDGKDHPVASVSIAVVNGSQGTLENSVMAAERAAVLKKIGKANIGSIIVVEDTPPQPILPKKEFYSGWQQKALSALQSLLNIQRSTGSHDLDSCFSEFPYFEVIFELEPNGIQRYANWINPNMYGKIKAGGAGIDRSQQAYYQKVAETHAPYISTIYLSTATEDFCLTVSLPILNDDGSLKSILVADINIAAMAVLSSTRNLKNAPNP, from the coding sequence ATGGAACTATTTCTGCATACTTTCGACGCCAACCTGCATGCCAACCGGGAAAATCCGCGTTTTTCAGGGGTCAATCAAACCTCATTTAGCTATCAGACCGAAGCTGAGTTGTTGCAGATACTCGACCAGATGATTGCCCAGGAATCAGTACATACGCTTAAGGATACCTGGGTGCTTGTTTCCGAGGATAACCAACCTGTCGCCCCCATGGAGGCGTTACAGGCAACCATGCCGTTCAATACATTCTATGCGCGCCACAAATATCCCTGGCTACTGTCTGATCTTGAGCCTCATGTGCAAATGCATTACCAACCCATCGTAGATTTTGGTCAAAGTGGCAAGGTTTTTGGGTTTGAAGCGCTTTGCCGCCTGAAAACACCTGAAGGCAACTGGCTTAACGGCATGGAAGCCTTTGCGCTGGCCGCCGAAGTGAAGCGCACACACGAACTGGATCTCGCCTGCCAACACCTTGCTTTAATAGGCAAGTCCCAATCTGTTTCTGCTGATAAACCGATCTTTATCAATGTCTTACCGCAAACCATCATGAGCCCGGGCTGGTTGGATTTCATTTTAAAAATCCTGGCGCAACACAATATTGATAAACGCGATGTAGTGATAGAGATTGTTGAAAGTGAGAAAACCAATCCGGAAGTACTGGCGCGAAACTGTGATGCCATCCGCATGCATGGTCTGCGTATTGCCCTGGACGATATGGGCTCTGGCTTTAATGGCCTGCGTATACTGGCAGAAGTACGGGCGGACTTTATTAAAATTGACCGTGCGATTGTGCATGAAGCGCAAGGCAGCCGTGTGAGGACCGTGTTACTGGAAGCCATTATCTCGATGGCACAGCGTTTAGGCTGCACCATCATTGCCGAAGGTCTGGAACGCGTTGAAGATATCACTTATTGCCAGGATTTAGGCTTGCATTACGCACAAGGTCATTATTTTGCCCATCCGCAAAGCACGCCCAGCGAAAAAGTGACCGCATTGCCTCCACGTGATGAATCCCATCGCTCTCACATTCCTGATGATTTTCATATCGGTGAATATATTAGCCATGGCCTGACAATTGATGTAAGTGGCACCCTCGCCGAGGCAAGAAACTTATTCAATGCGCATGCCGATGTGGCCATCGCGGTGGTATTGGATGGACAGACACCATTAGGTGTTCTACGACGTGGCAAAGTGTTTTCAAAGAAAGTCTCCGGCCTGGGCGCCTGCTGTGACCCATTGCCTAAAGTCATTAACCATCTCATGCCTTCTTCCACCCTGGCGCGTATTTTTTACCTGGAACGCAGCAATACGGATATATGGATCGCGGTCAATGAAGAAGGTGCCTATGTCGGCATCTTGCAACCTATGGAAATCATGGCCCAGTTGATTAGCCGCAAAGCCACAACGGGTAACTTACATCCCTTGAGCCATTTGACGACAGGCCCAACCCTGAGGCAAACGCTGGACAACAGCTTGCGTAACAACCCGAATACCCAACTCGTGTATATTGATCTGGATCACTTCAAGGCTTACAACGATCGCTACGGCTTCATCCGTGGTGACGCCATGATTCGCTTGTTATCAGAAATTATCCGTCAGGAGTACCAGGATAAATCCGGCGTGATGGTCGGCCATATTGGCGGGGATGATTTTGTGCTTATTTATGATCACAAAGCGCCCAAGCTCACGGAGACGCTGCTGCATATCATTAGCCAGTTTCAGGCCTTGGCGGTACATTTGTATGATACCAGTGACTTGGAGCGTGGATTTTTTACGACTGAAGATGGTAAAGACCATCCGGTTGCCAGTGTTTCTATCGCAGTCGTCAACGGCTCACAAGGCACATTGGAGAATAGCGTCATGGCTGCAGAACGGGCAGCTGTTCTCAAGAAAATTGGCAAAGCCAATATCGGCAGTATTATCGTGGTGGAAGATACGCCACCACAACCAATATTACCTAAAAAAGAATTCTATTCCGGCTGGCAACAAAAAGCCTTATCCGCCTTGCAATCGCTGCTGAATATTCAGCGTTCAACGGGCTCGCACGATCTGGATAGCTGTTTTTCCGAATTCCCTTATTTTGAAGTGATTTTCGAACTGGAACCCAACGGCATCCAGCGTTATGCCAACTGGATCAACCCGAACATGTACGGCAAAATCAAGGCGGGCGGCGCAGGGATAGACCGCAGTCAGCAAGCCTACTATCAAAAGGTCGCAGAAACGCATGCCCCTTACATTTCAACGATTTACCTGTCTACGGCCACGGAAGATTTCTGCCTCACAGTATCATTGCCTATCCTTAATGACGATGGCTCCCTGAAAAGCATTCTGGTTGCCGATATCAATATTGCGGCCATGGCTGTACTGAGCAGCACGCGCAATTTAAAGAATGCGCCCAATCCTTGA
- the recR gene encoding recombination mediator RecR codes for MNNPAVLEQLISALRCLPGVGPKSSTRMAYHLLQRDREGAQKLAASLQQALDKLAHCDYCNNFSEHQVCSVCLETSRDKSTLCVVEMPTDLMMLENTRSYQGQYFVLMGKLSPMDGIGPKDIHLDKLLKRAQDTAIHEVILATNFTSEGEATAHYIGQMLKSRGIRVSRIARGLPMGGEIEYVDSGTLSTALLERKVLT; via the coding sequence TTGAACAATCCTGCCGTTCTCGAACAGCTGATCAGCGCACTACGCTGCTTACCGGGCGTGGGTCCCAAGTCGTCCACACGCATGGCTTATCACCTCCTGCAGCGTGACAGAGAAGGTGCACAAAAACTGGCTGCAAGTTTGCAGCAGGCGCTGGACAAGCTCGCTCATTGTGATTATTGCAATAACTTCAGCGAACACCAGGTATGTAGTGTATGCCTGGAAACCAGCCGTGACAAATCAACGCTATGTGTGGTCGAAATGCCTACCGACCTCATGATGCTGGAAAACACCCGCAGTTACCAAGGCCAATATTTTGTACTGATGGGCAAACTATCTCCCATGGATGGTATAGGCCCCAAAGATATTCATCTCGATAAACTGCTCAAGCGCGCGCAAGATACCGCCATTCATGAAGTCATCCTGGCCACCAATTTCACCTCCGAGGGCGAAGCCACTGCCCACTATATAGGGCAGATGCTCAAATCACGTGGCATCCGTGTGAGCCGAATTGCCCGCGGCTTACCTATGGGTGGTGAAATTGAGTACGTCGACAGCGGCACCCTCTCGACAGCCTTACTGGAACGCAAGGTTTTGACTTAG
- a CDS encoding YbaB/EbfC family nucleoid-associated protein codes for MMKGGMGNMMKQAQMMQANMQKAQAELANTEVEGIASNGMVKITMTCSNDVKRVQIEDAAMDDKETLEDLILIALKDARAKVEATSAAKMGSVMPAGFKLPF; via the coding sequence ATGATGAAAGGTGGCATGGGCAATATGATGAAACAAGCCCAGATGATGCAAGCCAATATGCAGAAAGCACAAGCAGAACTGGCAAACACTGAAGTAGAGGGCATTGCCAGCAACGGCATGGTAAAAATCACCATGACCTGCAGCAATGACGTCAAACGTGTGCAGATTGAAGATGCTGCAATGGATGACAAAGAAACACTGGAAGACTTGATTCTAATTGCACTTAAGGACGCGAGAGCAAAAGTAGAAGCGACCAGTGCTGCCAAAATGGGCAGCGTGATGCCTGCAGGCTTTAAACTGCCTTTCTAA
- the dnaX gene encoding DNA polymerase III subunit gamma/tau gives MSYQVLARKWRPKSFGSLVGQDHVVQALSNALSQQRLHHAYLFTGTRGVGKTTLSRILAKSLNCATGITANPCGECEACLAIDIGRYVDYVEMDAASNRGIADMVSLLEQAIYAPSSGRFKVYMIDEVHMLTKEAFNAMLKTLEEPPAHVKFILATTDPQKVPVTILSRCLQFNLRQMASSTITAHLQDILGQEQIAFESPALQLIARAANGSMRDALSLTDQAIAYGNQSVREGDVRNMLGAIDQSYLYELLRALIANDAVTLLNIAQQMESRSIGFESALNDLAALLHLLAVAQHSPQAIADDHPERQTLLDLAATLTADMLQLYYQICILGHRDIGLAPDAYAGFTMTLLRMLAFKADAMTPAVPAAGSSTPQEGPSSRGNAGGGARAALAQSRQVSPQTPGAAPILATASAEPMPAEVNRTVPPPPGPAPAITVQAIPEIEQIPQQALSSPVMSADNPPLAWDGNWRALVENHLSKLGLVRALAQNCELVNFDGDEMTLRISEAHKHLASANYLDKLNTALNNHFGRRLKLNITAGQEANTPARQLAVEKAELQDQATQAIMSDRFVQGLMQEMGATIVPNSIKPLH, from the coding sequence ATGTCTTACCAAGTATTGGCGCGTAAATGGCGCCCAAAATCCTTTGGCAGTTTGGTCGGCCAAGACCATGTCGTTCAGGCCCTAAGTAATGCCCTGAGCCAACAGCGTCTGCACCATGCCTATTTGTTTACCGGAACGCGTGGCGTTGGGAAAACCACACTGTCGCGTATCCTGGCCAAATCCCTTAACTGCGCCACTGGCATTACAGCCAATCCTTGTGGTGAGTGCGAAGCCTGCCTGGCCATTGATATTGGCCGTTATGTCGATTATGTTGAAATGGATGCCGCTTCTAATCGCGGTATTGCTGACATGGTCAGCCTGCTGGAACAGGCGATTTATGCGCCATCCTCTGGCCGCTTCAAGGTTTACATGATAGACGAAGTGCACATGCTGACCAAAGAAGCGTTTAATGCCATGCTGAAAACGCTGGAAGAACCGCCGGCCCATGTCAAATTTATCCTGGCGACCACAGACCCGCAAAAGGTCCCGGTCACCATCCTCTCACGCTGTTTGCAGTTCAACCTGCGCCAGATGGCCAGCAGCACCATCACTGCGCACCTGCAAGATATTCTTGGTCAGGAACAGATTGCTTTTGAGTCACCAGCCTTGCAACTTATTGCCCGTGCAGCCAACGGCAGTATGCGCGATGCGCTGTCACTCACCGACCAGGCCATTGCTTATGGCAACCAGTCTGTACGAGAAGGCGACGTTCGCAACATGCTGGGAGCGATTGACCAGAGCTATTTATATGAATTATTACGCGCATTGATAGCCAATGATGCCGTCACTTTACTTAATATTGCGCAGCAAATGGAGTCGCGCAGCATTGGTTTTGAAAGTGCCCTCAATGACTTGGCGGCGCTGTTACATTTGCTGGCAGTCGCACAACATAGCCCACAAGCCATTGCGGATGATCATCCAGAGCGCCAAACGCTGCTGGATCTGGCGGCGACCCTGACAGCCGACATGCTACAACTGTATTATCAGATTTGTATTCTTGGCCACCGTGACATCGGATTGGCGCCGGATGCCTATGCCGGGTTTACCATGACTTTGTTGCGTATGCTGGCGTTTAAAGCAGATGCTATGACGCCTGCAGTGCCAGCAGCTGGGAGCAGCACTCCACAGGAAGGTCCTTCCTCCCGTGGCAATGCTGGCGGTGGCGCTAGGGCTGCACTCGCGCAAAGCCGCCAAGTGAGCCCCCAAACACCAGGGGCAGCCCCCATCTTGGCAACAGCTTCCGCAGAACCTATGCCTGCAGAAGTAAACAGAACGGTTCCTCCTCCCCCAGGGCCCGCACCAGCCATTACTGTGCAGGCGATTCCTGAAATTGAACAGATTCCGCAGCAGGCCCTTTCATCGCCTGTGATGTCTGCTGATAATCCGCCCTTAGCCTGGGATGGCAATTGGCGGGCTCTGGTGGAGAATCACTTGAGCAAACTTGGCCTGGTACGGGCATTGGCACAAAACTGTGAGCTGGTGAACTTTGATGGCGATGAAATGACCTTACGTATCAGTGAGGCACACAAACATCTTGCCAGTGCCAATTACCTGGACAAGCTTAACACGGCATTGAATAACCATTTTGGCCGTCGGTTAAAACTAAATATCACCGCAGGCCAGGAAGCCAATACGCCAGCCAGGCAATTAGCAGTTGAAAAAGCTGAATTACAGGACCAGGCAACGCAAGCGATTATGAGTGACCGTTTTGTCCAGGGCCTGATGCAAGAAATGGGTGCGACCATCGTGCCCAACTCCATTAAACCATTACATTAA